A single window of Granulicella sibirica DNA harbors:
- a CDS encoding ABC transporter permease subunit yields the protein MKPRLAAAILFLLMLAASLIVFKPGRSYAVQDRDAIMASSSPQHWTGTDQLGRDRTVRISAALLISFAGATAASAVATAIAAAVGTLAAFSPKVVAFLLMLASDLFLTLPWLFLLMLVRSGLPLTTSPMHSAAITFIILAFLGWSACARTVYSGATNLRASEWMMQGRASGLRPVQLTRLHLLPHLRTLLLPQFLLCIPAFIVAEANLGTLGLGIAEPLPSWGTMLLELDNSALLARSSWVYLPIALLVAVLLLLESFAVEV from the coding sequence ATGAAGCCTCGCCTCGCCGCTGCAATCCTCTTTCTCCTTATGCTGGCCGCCAGCCTTATCGTGTTCAAGCCCGGGCGCAGCTACGCCGTTCAGGATCGCGACGCCATCATGGCCAGCTCTTCCCCCCAGCACTGGACAGGCACCGACCAACTAGGCCGCGATCGCACGGTGAGAATCTCCGCGGCCCTGCTAATCTCCTTCGCCGGGGCAACCGCGGCATCCGCAGTCGCGACCGCCATTGCCGCGGCGGTCGGCACCCTTGCCGCGTTCAGTCCGAAAGTCGTTGCGTTCCTTCTGATGCTCGCAAGTGACCTCTTCCTTACGCTGCCGTGGCTCTTCCTCCTAATGCTCGTCCGTTCCGGCCTGCCTCTCACGACATCGCCGATGCACTCAGCCGCGATCACGTTCATCATCCTCGCCTTCCTCGGCTGGTCCGCCTGCGCGCGCACCGTCTATAGCGGAGCGACAAATCTTCGGGCCTCCGAGTGGATGATGCAGGGCCGAGCCAGCGGTCTCCGTCCCGTCCAGCTCACTCGCCTTCATCTTCTTCCTCACCTCAGGACGCTTCTCCTTCCGCAGTTCCTCCTCTGTATCCCCGCCTTCATCGTGGCTGAAGCAAACCTGGGCACGCTCGGCCTCGGCATCGCCGAACCTCTTCCCTCGTGGGGCACTATGCTCCTCGAGCTCGATAACTCCGCGCTTCTCGCCCGCTCTAGCTGGGTCTATCTCCCGATAGCCTTGCTCGTCGCCGTTCTGCTCCTGCTTGAATCATTCGCTGTAGAGGTATAA
- a CDS encoding ABC transporter permease subunit has translation MTLAFAIVRRLSRVFLLMLLAAMGTIVLMRFSPGYYTDIRELDPKYAQSANTAIETEENQHGSLAAIARNVFAGWLHGDLGRSRQYDAPVSELVRPRIGVTLSLLARSIVNGWLIAFAAALPISTLRRGATLVSAPFTLLLAIPTGAMATVSLLADTGGPVLVLSLILAARDFKFLARLFRVAWRAPHLLQVRAQGMRFHRVIRTFILPNVAPQVFALATLSLVTALSAVVPVEVIFDAPGLGQLAWSAAMNRDLPVLLTVTLLMAFAVACAGMVSERMRPLETA, from the coding sequence ATGACGCTGGCCTTCGCCATCGTCCGCCGACTAAGCCGTGTCTTCCTCCTCATGCTTCTCGCAGCCATGGGGACCATCGTGCTGATGCGCTTCTCCCCTGGGTACTATACGGACATCCGCGAGCTCGACCCGAAATACGCTCAGTCAGCCAACACCGCCATTGAGACCGAGGAGAACCAGCATGGCTCGCTTGCTGCCATTGCGCGGAATGTCTTTGCTGGCTGGCTGCACGGGGACCTCGGCCGATCCCGCCAGTACGACGCGCCCGTCTCCGAACTCGTTCGCCCCCGGATTGGGGTGACGCTTTCACTGCTCGCCCGCAGTATCGTCAACGGATGGCTGATTGCGTTCGCCGCTGCATTGCCCATCAGCACGCTTCGCCGGGGAGCGACCCTCGTGTCGGCACCTTTCACGCTCCTGCTTGCCATCCCCACGGGAGCCATGGCGACCGTCTCGCTCCTTGCCGACACTGGCGGCCCCGTTCTCGTCCTGAGCCTCATCCTTGCCGCACGCGACTTCAAGTTCCTCGCCCGCCTCTTCCGCGTCGCTTGGCGTGCCCCCCATCTCCTCCAGGTCCGGGCCCAGGGAATGCGCTTCCATCGCGTGATCCGCACCTTCATCCTGCCTAACGTCGCCCCTCAGGTCTTCGCCCTGGCGACGCTATCCCTCGTCACCGCACTCAGCGCGGTCGTTCCCGTGGAGGTCATCTTCGACGCTCCCGGCCTCGGTCAGCTCGCATGGTCCGCGGCGATGAATCGTGACCTCCCCGTCCTCCTGACGGTGACTCTCCTCATGGCCTTTGCCGTAGCCTGCGCGGGCATGGTCTCCGAGCGGATGCGGCCCCTGGAAACCGCATGA
- a CDS encoding HD domain-containing phosphohydrolase has product MRFAVYLVAVLLSSGMKVAMPKGDGTMAVNFPFILLGIVQLSPGQAIALAALSVIAQCRIRVIKPFTFVQIAFNVANVITATALATLTFLSATRIGTELAPALALAATTYFFANTIPVALVIAWSKGEAPVALWRREFPWYLPFYLVGAVLAAVADLISVRFGWTTSLLLVPVIYTIHRAYRAQMAMVRDRQIHLEETEALHLRTIEGLAMAIEAKDHNTHDHLVRVRMYVAEIGVELGITELEMHALMTASFLHDIGKLAVPEHIINKPGKLTPEEFEKIKIHPVVGADILERVRFPYPVVPIVRSHHEAWDGSGYPDGLKGEEIPIGARILSAVDCFDALASDRPYRKALPIGEAMAMVRSKAGIQFDPRVVAVLEKRHVELEERARLHGKGLEPLNIDVTVARGEAPGAGFQQDNESSDAVARELASGEAARLDALNHVAAASQEAQAIFEMSQTLGASLSPDETISVMSSRLRHFIPFDCFAFYLKTGDILSVRYIDGHGTRSFSARPIPLGEGLSGWVAQSGRPSLNGNPKVEPNYEAGRDATMELSSALSLPLFNLTGDIFGVLTIYACALDAFSRDHLRILQAVEAKYSLTLQNVLSFGSAEKDLRVDVVTQLPNTRQFFPRMEADLIKASKGSEQLGVVVCNLNSLKAISERYGPKMASELLRSVADGFRACCHSYDSVARIGVDEFVFLLPGIDMKSCTPQLQLIEETVRHAATDLKIEMNISVSLGASFFPADGNTAEELLGLADRRMYFHKRKYFEAGASPIDRPRKVAEVA; this is encoded by the coding sequence TTGCGTTTCGCCGTGTATCTCGTCGCCGTCCTCCTCAGTTCTGGCATGAAGGTCGCCATGCCGAAGGGCGATGGCACCATGGCCGTCAACTTTCCCTTCATCCTTCTCGGCATCGTTCAGCTCTCGCCCGGCCAGGCTATCGCGCTGGCCGCACTCTCCGTCATCGCCCAATGCCGCATCCGGGTCATCAAGCCGTTTACGTTCGTCCAGATAGCGTTCAACGTCGCGAACGTGATCACGGCAACTGCGTTAGCGACTCTGACCTTCTTGAGCGCGACGAGAATCGGGACCGAACTGGCTCCCGCGCTCGCCCTCGCCGCGACAACTTACTTCTTCGCCAATACTATTCCGGTTGCGTTGGTCATCGCCTGGTCCAAGGGAGAAGCACCCGTCGCGCTCTGGCGGCGTGAGTTTCCCTGGTATCTTCCGTTTTACCTGGTCGGAGCGGTCCTCGCGGCCGTCGCCGATCTCATCAGTGTCCGCTTTGGCTGGACTACCTCGCTCCTGCTCGTTCCCGTCATCTATACGATCCATCGTGCTTACCGCGCTCAAATGGCAATGGTCCGGGATCGCCAGATCCACCTGGAGGAGACCGAAGCCCTCCATCTCCGCACCATCGAGGGCCTCGCCATGGCGATCGAGGCGAAGGATCACAATACCCACGACCATCTTGTGCGCGTTCGCATGTATGTCGCGGAGATCGGCGTCGAGCTTGGCATCACCGAGTTGGAGATGCATGCATTGATGACAGCCTCCTTTCTCCACGACATCGGTAAACTCGCCGTGCCGGAGCACATCATCAACAAACCCGGCAAGCTCACGCCGGAAGAGTTCGAAAAGATCAAGATTCACCCCGTCGTGGGCGCGGACATTCTGGAGCGCGTCCGCTTTCCCTATCCCGTCGTTCCCATCGTCCGGTCGCACCATGAAGCATGGGATGGAAGCGGCTACCCTGACGGGCTCAAGGGTGAAGAGATCCCGATCGGCGCACGTATTCTTTCGGCCGTCGATTGCTTCGACGCCCTTGCCTCCGACCGTCCGTACCGCAAAGCGCTCCCCATTGGGGAGGCCATGGCGATGGTGAGAAGCAAAGCTGGAATCCAGTTCGATCCACGTGTCGTGGCGGTACTCGAGAAACGACATGTCGAACTTGAAGAGCGCGCCCGGCTCCACGGCAAGGGACTCGAACCCCTGAATATTGACGTGACCGTCGCACGCGGAGAGGCTCCAGGCGCCGGGTTCCAGCAGGATAATGAGAGTTCCGATGCCGTAGCTCGCGAACTGGCTTCCGGCGAGGCGGCAAGGCTCGATGCCTTGAACCATGTGGCTGCCGCGAGTCAAGAGGCGCAGGCGATCTTCGAGATGAGCCAGACGCTCGGGGCATCGCTCAGCCCTGACGAAACCATCTCCGTCATGTCCTCGCGTCTGCGCCACTTTATCCCGTTCGATTGCTTCGCCTTCTATCTTAAGACGGGTGACATTCTTTCTGTCCGGTATATCGACGGCCATGGCACCCGGTCCTTTTCCGCACGGCCTATTCCTCTTGGTGAAGGGCTCTCCGGATGGGTGGCGCAGAGTGGCCGGCCCAGTCTCAACGGCAATCCAAAGGTCGAGCCGAACTACGAGGCCGGCAGGGATGCAACGATGGAGCTGAGCTCAGCCCTCTCACTTCCTCTCTTCAACCTCACGGGAGACATCTTCGGCGTCCTGACGATCTACGCCTGCGCGCTCGACGCCTTTTCGCGCGATCATCTCCGCATCCTGCAGGCCGTCGAAGCGAAATATTCACTCACCCTGCAGAATGTGCTCAGTTTCGGCAGCGCCGAAAAGGATCTTCGCGTCGACGTCGTTACCCAGCTTCCGAACACCCGCCAATTCTTCCCGAGGATGGAAGCCGACCTGATCAAGGCAAGCAAGGGAAGCGAGCAGCTCGGAGTTGTCGTCTGCAATCTGAATTCGCTGAAAGCAATCAGTGAACGGTATGGTCCGAAGATGGCGAGCGAGCTTCTCCGCTCTGTTGCGGACGGCTTCCGTGCGTGCTGTCACTCCTACGACAGCGTGGCTCGCATCGGGGTCGACGAATTCGTCTTTCTCCTTCCCGGCATCGACATGAAGAGCTGCACACCGCAACTCCAGCTGATCGAGGAGACCGTCAGGCATGCCGCCACCGATCTTAAGATCGAGATGAATATCTCGGTCAGCCTCGGAGCATCGTTCTTTCCCGCGGATGGGAACACGGCGGAAGAGTTGCTTGGGCTTGCCGATCGCCGCATGTACTTTCATAAGCGTAAGTACTTCGAGGCGGGCGCCAGTCCCATCGACAGGCCGCGCAAAGTAGCCGAAGTCGCATGA
- a CDS encoding ComEC/Rec2 family competence protein, which yields MKSGLTLLAPLLVCLGVVFYTPTARSQAAPHTDGSLRVYFIDVEGGQSTLFVTPAGQSLLIDTGWPGNNYRDADRIAGAAKQAGISKIDYVLLTHYHADHTGGVPQLVSRIPVGAFIDHGPNREMDHGITEKDYSEYQKVLAAGTYQHIVGKPGDTLPIKGMDAHVISADGNLISSPLPGAGQANPYCATSEVRPADQTENSKSLGIEITFGSLKILDLGDLTWDKEMQLMCPQNKLGKVDILIVSHHGWEQSSSPALVDAIGARVAIMDNGAKKGGSTPVLKTFLKAPGLETLWQIHFSEEGGMENNTPEKYIANVPGPDAGHGIELTAHGDGSFDVTNTRTGYKQNYAAKH from the coding sequence ATGAAATCTGGTTTGACACTTCTCGCTCCCCTTCTCGTCTGCCTTGGTGTTGTTTTCTACACGCCGACTGCGAGGAGTCAGGCCGCGCCCCACACCGATGGGTCGCTCAGGGTCTATTTCATTGACGTGGAAGGGGGGCAGTCGACTCTGTTCGTCACGCCGGCTGGACAATCGCTCTTAATCGATACGGGATGGCCGGGAAACAATTACCGCGATGCGGACCGGATCGCGGGAGCGGCAAAGCAAGCCGGTATCAGCAAGATCGACTATGTTCTTCTCACGCACTATCACGCTGACCACACGGGAGGGGTCCCTCAACTCGTCTCTCGCATTCCCGTCGGTGCTTTCATCGATCATGGGCCAAATCGTGAGATGGATCACGGAATTACCGAGAAGGACTACTCTGAATATCAGAAGGTGCTCGCGGCGGGAACATATCAGCATATTGTCGGGAAGCCGGGCGATACGTTGCCAATCAAGGGAATGGACGCGCATGTGATCAGCGCAGATGGCAACCTGATCTCGAGTCCACTTCCCGGCGCGGGGCAGGCGAACCCGTACTGTGCGACGTCGGAGGTTCGTCCGGCCGATCAGACGGAGAATTCGAAGTCTCTTGGGATAGAAATCACCTTCGGATCGCTCAAGATTCTCGACCTGGGTGACCTGACCTGGGATAAAGAGATGCAACTCATGTGCCCGCAGAACAAGCTTGGCAAAGTCGATATCCTCATCGTTTCGCATCACGGGTGGGAGCAAAGCTCCAGTCCGGCCCTCGTCGATGCGATTGGCGCTCGGGTGGCAATTATGGATAATGGGGCAAAAAAGGGCGGTTCTACCCCTGTTCTCAAGACTTTTTTGAAGGCTCCGGGGCTGGAAACGCTATGGCAGATCCATTTCTCCGAAGAAGGTGGCATGGAGAACAACACTCCGGAGAAGTACATCGCCAATGTCCCGGGGCCGGATGCGGGGCATGGAATCGAGTTGACGGCGCATGGGGACGGCAGCTTCGATGTGACCAACACGCGGACGGGTTACAAGCAGAACTACGCGGCGAAGCACTGA
- a CDS encoding beta-L-arabinofuranosidase domain-containing protein, whose translation MLKAKAQRFVEWTLTHQAADGMIGPASNDDWWPRMVMVKALAQYQEATGDPRVLPVLTKYFKHQLVAMPGRPLKEWGRFRWQDEVLVIEWLHERTQDPDLLKLAALLKEQGYDWEASFVDFKYTEPGEMHKTPLETHGVNHGQALKVAAVQYRLSGDKSERASYYRQLGALDKYHGLPNGMFSCDEHLAGRSPSQGTELCTVVETMFSMEVALAVFGDVAIADRLEKIAFNALPGTFTDDMWAHQYDQQANQVQVGLNSKPWRTNGPESNLYGLEPNFGCCTANFHQGWPKFAASLWMRTADDGLVAALYSPCEVKTMVRETLVRVVEATEYPFRETVKLTVTPEKAVRFPLSLKVPAWAAGATVVVNGKAEGNVTAGEFVRIERTWEAGDVVELTLPMKPVATRWFNEAVAVERGPLVFSLDLQGHWVKLRERGLTADWQVFPGRQWNYGLDVSGLRVSEETVGPVPFAAANAPVKIHATGRRVNGWKPEDGVALPVPVSPVESSEPVEELVLIPYGAAKLRITAFPELKG comes from the coding sequence GTGCTGAAGGCAAAGGCGCAACGGTTCGTAGAGTGGACACTGACGCACCAGGCGGCGGATGGGATGATTGGGCCAGCGAGCAACGATGACTGGTGGCCGCGCATGGTGATGGTGAAGGCGCTGGCGCAATACCAGGAGGCTACGGGAGATCCGCGGGTGCTACCGGTGCTGACGAAGTACTTCAAGCATCAGCTTGTGGCGATGCCGGGAAGGCCTCTGAAGGAGTGGGGTAGGTTCCGATGGCAGGATGAGGTTTTGGTGATCGAGTGGCTGCATGAGCGGACGCAGGATCCGGACCTGCTGAAGCTTGCGGCGCTACTGAAGGAGCAGGGATATGACTGGGAGGCCAGCTTCGTCGACTTCAAATACACCGAGCCGGGGGAGATGCATAAGACGCCGCTCGAGACGCATGGGGTGAACCATGGGCAGGCGTTGAAGGTTGCGGCGGTTCAGTATCGGCTCAGCGGAGATAAGTCGGAGAGGGCAAGCTATTACCGGCAGCTTGGGGCGCTGGATAAGTACCATGGGCTGCCGAATGGGATGTTCTCGTGCGATGAGCATCTGGCGGGGAGGAGTCCGAGCCAGGGGACGGAGTTATGCACGGTGGTCGAGACGATGTTCTCGATGGAGGTGGCTCTGGCAGTGTTTGGGGATGTCGCGATCGCCGACCGGTTGGAGAAGATCGCGTTTAATGCGCTGCCGGGGACGTTCACGGACGACATGTGGGCGCATCAGTATGACCAACAGGCGAACCAGGTGCAGGTTGGGTTGAACTCGAAGCCGTGGCGGACGAATGGGCCGGAATCGAACCTGTATGGGCTGGAGCCTAACTTCGGGTGCTGCACGGCGAACTTCCACCAAGGCTGGCCCAAGTTTGCGGCGAGTCTTTGGATGAGGACGGCGGATGATGGGCTGGTGGCTGCGCTGTACTCGCCGTGCGAGGTGAAGACGATGGTGCGAGAGACTCTCGTACGTGTGGTCGAGGCCACGGAGTATCCTTTTCGCGAGACGGTGAAGCTAACGGTGACGCCGGAGAAAGCGGTGCGGTTTCCTCTGTCACTGAAGGTGCCTGCGTGGGCAGCGGGAGCTACCGTTGTGGTGAATGGCAAGGCTGAGGGTAACGTGACGGCTGGGGAGTTTGTGCGGATCGAGAGGACCTGGGAGGCGGGGGATGTAGTGGAGTTGACGCTGCCGATGAAGCCGGTGGCGACGAGGTGGTTCAATGAGGCGGTTGCCGTGGAACGGGGGCCGCTCGTGTTCTCGCTGGATCTGCAGGGACATTGGGTGAAGTTGCGGGAGCGTGGGTTGACCGCTGACTGGCAGGTGTTTCCGGGAAGGCAGTGGAACTATGGGCTGGATGTATCAGGCCTGCGAGTGAGCGAGGAGACGGTGGGTCCGGTCCCGTTCGCGGCTGCGAATGCGCCGGTGAAGATCCATGCGACGGGACGGCGGGTGAATGGGTGGAAGCCGGAGGATGGGGTGGCGCTGCCGGTGCCTGTGTCGCCGGTGGAGAGCAGTGAACCCGTGGAGGAGCTTGTGCTGATTCCGTATGGGGCTGCGAAGCTGCGGATCACGGCGTTTCCGGAGTTGAAGGGCTAG
- a CDS encoding TonB-dependent receptor: protein MRRFVFVLVLCLVGHPAAYATVFGQVQGVVHDTQHRPVSGASVTIHAAHSAFTTTTSTNREGAFALPAVPLGDYLVTVTQVGFRVVEQSITLASNTTPVMHFELPVGSVSESVTVSTDAGGANINSVTPTALIGREDIAQTPGADRTNSLAMITDFVPGAYMTHDMLHMRGGHQVSWLLDGVQIPNTNIASNLGAQIDPKDIDYVEVQRGSYTSDVGDRTYGVFNVVPRTGFERNRQAELVLTAGSFLQTNDQLNFGDHTEKFAYYASLSGNRSDYGLSPPVSQVHHDASNGYGAFGSLIYNKTPKDQFRLIAQIRNDTFQIPYDPDPNSFENAQFDSSGLRDSQHERDGVVALSWLHTFNSSTVLQVSPFFHHNRADYEPNVNDTPVATTSDRTSNYGGAQASITTEIARNTLQAGFYSFGQHDSYLFGAVFNDGSGNTNFSLPDSASGGVVETFVSDNYKATNWLTLIAGLRQTHFQGQFSENEVDPRFGVAVRIPRLNWVFRGFYGRFYQPPPLLTAAGPVVQFAQANNTDFQPLHGERDEEHQFGVQIPLKGWVLDADTFKTRVNNFLDHSNIGDSSIYFPVTVDGALVRAWEVSLRSPRLWRFGQAHLAYSNQIAEQRGAITGGLICAPVSSPQCDADPGYTPVDHDQRNTLNVGFNASLPWRATASTNVYYGSGFVNGSPDPTTPYPNDYLPEHTTFDLAIGKSFGERTTVSVNALNVGNRRVLLDNSLTFGGFHYNDPREIYGEVRYRFHY, encoded by the coding sequence ATGCGACGTTTTGTCTTCGTTCTTGTCTTGTGTCTGGTTGGTCATCCTGCCGCGTATGCCACAGTTTTTGGGCAGGTGCAGGGTGTGGTTCACGATACGCAGCACCGGCCTGTGAGTGGGGCTTCCGTGACGATTCACGCGGCTCACTCAGCCTTTACAACCACAACGTCCACGAATCGTGAGGGTGCGTTCGCGCTGCCTGCAGTGCCTCTTGGAGATTACCTGGTTACGGTGACGCAAGTCGGGTTTCGCGTGGTGGAGCAGAGTATTACACTCGCTTCCAATACGACCCCGGTGATGCACTTCGAACTGCCGGTGGGGAGTGTAAGCGAATCGGTTACAGTTTCGACTGACGCGGGTGGGGCGAACATCAACTCGGTGACGCCGACCGCATTGATCGGGCGAGAGGATATCGCCCAGACGCCGGGGGCGGACAGAACGAACAGCCTGGCAATGATTACGGACTTCGTGCCGGGCGCGTACATGACGCATGACATGCTGCACATGCGTGGGGGCCACCAGGTAAGCTGGCTTCTCGATGGGGTGCAGATTCCAAACACGAATATCGCGAGCAACCTGGGAGCGCAGATCGATCCAAAGGACATCGACTATGTCGAGGTGCAGCGAGGGAGCTATACGTCGGACGTGGGGGACAGGACCTATGGGGTCTTCAACGTGGTGCCGCGGACAGGCTTCGAGAGGAACCGGCAGGCTGAGCTTGTGCTGACGGCAGGCAGCTTTCTCCAGACAAATGACCAACTCAACTTTGGCGATCACACAGAGAAATTCGCATACTATGCGAGCCTGAGTGGAAACCGGAGCGACTATGGCTTGTCACCGCCGGTGAGCCAGGTGCATCACGACGCGAGTAACGGATACGGTGCGTTTGGCTCGCTGATTTATAACAAAACGCCGAAGGACCAGTTCCGGCTGATCGCGCAGATTCGGAATGACACGTTCCAGATTCCATACGACCCGGATCCGAACAGCTTCGAGAATGCGCAGTTCGATTCGAGCGGGCTTCGCGACAGTCAGCATGAGCGAGATGGTGTTGTCGCGCTCTCATGGCTGCATACGTTCAACTCTTCGACCGTGCTGCAGGTGTCGCCCTTCTTTCACCACAATCGCGCCGACTACGAGCCGAACGTGAACGATACTCCAGTGGCGACGACATCCGATCGGACGTCGAACTATGGTGGAGCGCAGGCATCGATAACAACGGAGATCGCGCGCAATACCCTCCAAGCGGGCTTTTATTCCTTCGGACAGCATGACAGTTATCTCTTTGGCGCAGTTTTCAATGATGGAAGCGGGAACACGAACTTCTCCCTGCCGGACTCTGCTTCCGGTGGTGTCGTCGAAACGTTTGTTTCGGATAATTACAAGGCGACGAACTGGCTGACACTGATTGCGGGGTTGAGGCAGACGCATTTCCAGGGGCAGTTCAGCGAGAACGAGGTTGATCCGCGGTTCGGAGTCGCGGTGCGGATACCAAGGCTAAACTGGGTGTTTCGTGGATTCTACGGACGGTTCTACCAGCCTCCGCCGCTGCTGACGGCGGCTGGGCCGGTGGTGCAGTTTGCCCAGGCGAATAACACGGACTTTCAGCCGCTGCATGGGGAGCGGGATGAGGAGCATCAGTTCGGTGTGCAGATACCCCTGAAGGGTTGGGTGCTGGATGCGGACACATTCAAGACGCGGGTGAATAACTTTCTCGACCACTCGAACATTGGGGACTCGAGCATTTATTTTCCAGTGACGGTGGATGGGGCGCTGGTGCGGGCGTGGGAAGTTTCACTGCGTTCCCCAAGGCTATGGCGGTTCGGGCAGGCGCATCTTGCTTACTCGAACCAGATCGCCGAGCAGCGTGGCGCGATTACAGGTGGGCTGATCTGCGCGCCGGTGAGTTCGCCGCAATGCGATGCGGATCCGGGGTACACGCCCGTGGACCATGACCAGAGAAATACGTTGAACGTTGGGTTCAATGCTTCCCTGCCCTGGCGCGCGACGGCTTCGACGAATGTCTACTATGGCTCGGGGTTTGTGAATGGGAGCCCGGATCCGACGACACCGTATCCGAACGATTATCTGCCGGAGCATACGACGTTCGACTTAGCCATCGGAAAGAGCTTTGGGGAGAGAACTACGGTTTCTGTCAATGCTTTGAATGTCGGTAATCGGCGGGTGCTGCTGGATAACAGCCTTACCTTTGGCGGCTTTCACTATAACGATCCGCGAGAGATCTATGGGGAAGTGCGATACCGGTTCCATTACTGA
- a CDS encoding elongation factor P, giving the protein MAALIDAIDVKRKSLFELENIPYSCLEAEVSSPTARGGQTLVRLKMRNLLTSAVFEKTFKANDKFKEPDLVLVPASYLYSDNDGSHFLDQESFETLTLDSGMMGTALDFLLEGAIIQLHKFNGNPIGLQLPIFVDLDVKYTEPGVRGDTSSGSVTKPATLETGMEIRVPLFIKEGEKVRVSTETREFQSRA; this is encoded by the coding sequence ATGGCCGCACTGATCGATGCAATCGACGTCAAGCGCAAGAGTTTATTCGAGCTTGAAAACATCCCCTACTCCTGCCTCGAGGCCGAGGTCAGCTCGCCCACCGCGCGAGGCGGCCAAACCCTGGTTCGCCTCAAGATGCGCAACCTCCTCACCAGCGCCGTCTTCGAAAAGACCTTCAAGGCCAACGACAAGTTCAAGGAGCCCGACCTCGTCCTCGTCCCCGCATCCTACCTCTACAGCGACAACGACGGATCGCACTTCCTAGATCAGGAGAGCTTCGAAACTCTTACCCTCGACTCCGGCATGATGGGCACAGCGCTCGACTTCCTCCTTGAAGGTGCCATCATCCAGCTCCACAAGTTCAACGGCAACCCCATCGGCCTGCAACTCCCCATCTTCGTCGACCTGGATGTCAAGTACACCGAACCCGGCGTTCGCGGCGACACCTCAAGCGGCAGCGTCACCAAGCCCGCCACCCTTGAAACCGGCATGGAGATCCGCGTTCCCCTGTTCATCAAGGAAGGCGAAAAGGTAAGAGTCTCTACAGAAACCCGCGAGTTCCAGAGCAGGGCATAA